The following are encoded together in the uncultured Sphaerochaeta sp. genome:
- a CDS encoding AI-2E family transporter produces MMDKKTFRSIVHLLILTAVLALVVVYFSTVQAGFLKLWGLLMPLLLGIVFAYLVDIPAKWMEKRVFGKLKSPLAARVIAVFIALIFFLVLITGVLILLLPQLGLAVRQFSTNLPVLYQESVSSLEQFMHTRPELEQGFSIIEGYINTFVENLRSSSPKIADYALSLLGGAINGVVNAAIALVFSIYLLFGKRRLLSQLAYLMERFIPEKYCRTIVHVKAIANRTFGKFFTGQFVEAIILGSLCTLGMVLFRFPYALTVGSVVGMTAIIPLVGAYLGGAIGFVLLFNQGYQMALLFVLFLVVLQQLEGNIIYPRVVGTSVGLPGVWVFTAVILGGGLFGIPGILFGVPFVATIYQLLKAEKEQDLSVAKQ; encoded by the coding sequence ATGATGGACAAGAAAACCTTTCGCAGTATCGTACACCTCCTCATTCTCACAGCAGTTCTTGCCCTGGTTGTAGTGTATTTCTCTACTGTGCAGGCAGGATTCCTGAAGCTCTGGGGACTGCTTATGCCGCTTCTCCTTGGAATTGTGTTTGCTTACCTTGTTGACATACCTGCCAAGTGGATGGAAAAACGAGTCTTTGGGAAGCTGAAGAGTCCTCTCGCAGCTCGGGTTATCGCGGTATTCATTGCTCTCATATTCTTCTTGGTGTTGATCACTGGGGTTTTGATCCTGTTGTTACCACAGTTGGGATTAGCCGTTAGGCAGTTCAGTACCAATCTACCGGTTCTCTATCAGGAGTCAGTGTCCTCACTGGAACAGTTCATGCATACCCGCCCTGAGCTTGAACAGGGATTTTCCATCATTGAAGGGTATATAAACACCTTCGTTGAAAACCTGAGGTCTTCATCGCCCAAGATTGCAGATTACGCACTCTCACTCCTAGGAGGAGCAATCAATGGTGTTGTGAACGCTGCAATTGCCCTGGTTTTCAGTATTTACCTGCTCTTTGGCAAGCGTAGGTTGTTGTCCCAGCTTGCATACCTGATGGAACGTTTTATCCCTGAGAAGTATTGCCGAACGATTGTGCATGTGAAAGCGATTGCCAACAGAACCTTTGGCAAGTTTTTTACGGGACAGTTCGTGGAAGCAATCATCTTAGGCTCTCTTTGTACACTCGGGATGGTGCTCTTCCGCTTTCCTTATGCCCTAACCGTTGGATCTGTAGTGGGTATGACAGCAATCATCCCTCTGGTTGGAGCCTATCTTGGAGGGGCAATCGGATTCGTTCTCCTCTTCAACCAAGGGTATCAGATGGCTCTCTTGTTTGTACTTTTCCTAGTTGTCCTCCAACAACTGGAAGGAAATATCATCTATCCCAGGGTAGTGGGCACTTCTGTAGGACTTCCAGGGGTATGGGTGTTCACTGCAGTCATTCTAGGGGGCGGCCTGTTTGGTATTCCTGGTATTCTGTTTGGGGTACCGTTTGTTGCAACTATTTATCAGTTGCTGAAAGCGGAGAAGGAACAAGATCTTTCTGTTGCTAAGCAATAG
- a CDS encoding asparaginase domain-containing protein — protein sequence MAQDVRIITTGGTFDKQYDAISGELTFRESQLPRLLNQARCTLSIHLEGPLAIDSLFMTDEQREEIAQTCLHSAEEKVVVIHGTDTMCRTAAVIAEALKKDTTKTVVMTGAMIPYSLENSDAVFNLGCALTAVQLLPPGVYITMSGRVFPHDNCRKNKDKGVFEAIS from the coding sequence ATGGCACAGGATGTTCGGATTATTACCACAGGTGGGACGTTCGATAAACAGTACGATGCTATCAGCGGCGAATTGACTTTCAGGGAGTCCCAACTGCCAAGATTGCTGAATCAGGCTCGTTGCACATTAAGCATCCACTTGGAAGGGCCGTTGGCAATTGACAGCCTCTTCATGACAGATGAACAGCGAGAGGAGATCGCCCAGACCTGCCTGCATAGTGCAGAAGAGAAGGTTGTGGTCATCCATGGAACCGATACCATGTGCAGAACAGCAGCAGTAATTGCTGAAGCCCTGAAAAAAGACACAACCAAAACCGTGGTCATGACGGGTGCAATGATCCCCTACTCCCTGGAGAATTCTGACGCAGTATTCAATCTAGGCTGCGCTCTTACCGCTGTCCAGCTCCTTCCACCCGGGGTATACATTACCATGAGTGGAAGGGTTTTTCCGCATGACAACTGCAGGAAAAACAAGGACAAGGGGGTGTTTGAGGCTATCTCCTAG
- a CDS encoding Gfo/Idh/MocA family oxidoreductase, producing MKKLHVAIIGLGKISGIYLDNLTGMFKNQVELVGVMDLIQERAKDIAETYQVKQYASVEELLGDSSVELVLNLTTPQSHFALCKQVLEAGKHVYVEKPLSLTAKEASALVQLAKEKHLVLGGAPDTFLGSGIQTCRKLIDDGWIGRPVAASAFMMNHGHESWHPDPEFYYQSGGGPLFDMGPYYITALVNLLGPVQSVAGYAQKSFPQRVITSEPKRGTAIDVQVDTHIAGLLQFDTGCIATLVTSFDVWKHSMPRIEIYGTEGSLRVPDPNTFGGPISYCRMGEKEWMDIPLLFDYPENSRGLGIADIAEAIEIGTKHRASGDLTRHVVDVMESILKASREHVQVQLSSTCEQPSPRR from the coding sequence ATGAAAAAACTACATGTAGCAATCATCGGTTTAGGAAAGATCAGCGGGATCTACCTGGATAACCTGACAGGAATGTTCAAGAACCAGGTGGAGTTGGTCGGTGTGATGGACCTGATCCAGGAACGCGCCAAGGATATTGCTGAGACCTACCAGGTAAAACAGTATGCATCAGTTGAGGAACTTCTGGGAGACTCCTCCGTGGAACTGGTGCTTAATCTAACCACTCCCCAAAGTCATTTTGCTCTCTGTAAGCAAGTACTGGAAGCCGGAAAGCATGTGTATGTGGAGAAGCCACTTTCTCTTACTGCAAAGGAAGCCTCTGCTTTGGTCCAGCTTGCCAAGGAGAAACACTTGGTGCTTGGGGGAGCCCCCGATACATTTCTCGGCTCTGGAATCCAGACCTGTCGAAAGCTTATAGATGATGGCTGGATCGGCCGACCGGTGGCAGCCTCAGCATTCATGATGAACCATGGCCATGAGAGTTGGCACCCAGACCCAGAATTTTATTACCAGTCTGGGGGTGGTCCACTCTTTGATATGGGACCGTATTACATTACTGCTCTGGTCAATCTGCTTGGTCCTGTCCAATCAGTTGCCGGATATGCACAGAAGAGCTTTCCTCAGCGGGTCATTACCAGTGAGCCAAAGCGAGGGACGGCCATCGATGTCCAAGTTGACACTCATATCGCTGGTTTGTTGCAATTTGACACCGGGTGTATCGCAACCTTGGTGACCAGCTTCGATGTGTGGAAACACAGTATGCCGAGAATTGAAATCTACGGAACTGAGGGCTCGCTCCGTGTCCCCGATCCCAATACCTTCGGGGGGCCCATTTCTTACTGTAGGATGGGTGAGAAAGAGTGGATGGATATACCTCTGCTCTTTGACTACCCTGAGAATTCTCGCGGTCTCGGTATTGCCGATATCGCAGAAGCAATTGAGATTGGCACAAAACATCGAGCCAGTGGAGATTTGACTCGGCATGTAGTTGATGTCATGGAGAGCATCCTGAAAGCATCACGTGAGCATGTACAAGTTCAGCTCTCATCAACATGTGAGCAGCCTTCTCCTAGGAGATAG
- a CDS encoding ThuA domain-containing protein yields the protein MSEKRKALLLVGGWDGHEPELVAERFAAYLETEGFEVRKERDLEILQDREYLFSLDLFVPVWTMGTFESKQTGHLADAIASGVGVAGCHGGMCDAFRTNVLWQFIMGGNWVAHPGSDGVPYEVNIKQSSSPLVSGIKDFSVSSEQYYLHVDPAVEVLATTNFPTVDWYHSTNGVVQMPVVWTKKWGHGRVYYNSLGHHNDIFDIPEAWELMKRGLLWAAEGKSIATEQNLDIEIFASDRKMF from the coding sequence ATGTCAGAAAAAAGAAAAGCATTGTTACTTGTTGGTGGTTGGGATGGTCATGAGCCCGAACTGGTTGCTGAGCGTTTTGCTGCCTATCTGGAAACAGAGGGCTTTGAGGTTCGTAAGGAGCGTGATCTTGAAATCCTTCAGGACAGAGAGTACCTATTCTCTCTGGATCTCTTTGTTCCAGTCTGGACCATGGGTACCTTTGAAAGCAAGCAGACGGGCCACTTGGCTGATGCCATTGCCAGTGGAGTAGGAGTCGCAGGGTGTCATGGAGGCATGTGTGATGCATTTCGGACAAACGTGCTCTGGCAATTTATCATGGGAGGCAACTGGGTTGCTCACCCCGGCTCTGACGGTGTCCCCTATGAGGTGAATATCAAGCAGAGCTCCAGCCCACTGGTTTCTGGTATCAAGGACTTCTCAGTCTCCAGTGAACAATATTACCTCCATGTTGATCCGGCGGTGGAAGTGCTTGCAACCACTAATTTCCCCACCGTTGACTGGTATCACTCTACCAATGGGGTAGTGCAAATGCCGGTGGTCTGGACCAAGAAATGGGGTCATGGAAGAGTCTATTACAACTCACTCGGGCACCATAATGATATCTTTGACATTCCCGAGGCATGGGAGTTGATGAAGAGAGGCCTGCTCTGGGCTGCAGAGGGAAAGAGCATTGCCACAGAGCAGAATCTGGACATAGAGATATTTGCAAGTGATAGGAAGATGTTCTGA
- a CDS encoding glycoside hydrolase family 43 protein produces the protein MTLVTNPILKGFNPDPSILRVEDDYYIATSTFEWFPGVQIHHSRNLVNWKLLTRPLDRVSQLDMKGCPDSTGVWAPCLTYDAGTFYLVYTVVHSKEHFKDTHNFLVTASSITGPWSEPIYLNSYGFDPSLFHDDDGRKYVVTMTTDFRKDRNRFAGILLEEFSFDQKRCLGNPKLIFEGTEIGWTEGPHLYHIGQYYYLLVAEGGTFYNHAESVARSRTIEGPYDVMPGNPLVTSKDKPDLLIQKAGHGDLVQLQDGSWALVHLCGRPVKQHCMLGRETSIQNVYFDQDGWLRIEGGGNAPNPVFKSPFDVKPLPPSDILYQFDSPELPLDFQTLRIPLDEHTLSLKDRPGYLRLYGKESMSSLFKQALVGRRQQCFVCEVTTKLEFDPTWYKEMAGIAYYYGTREYYYLRFSHDESLGKVVCIMSCDNGKHEELFPPVAVGDIHELWMRIETDYDTVRFSYSLDGKAFVQYGNDCDALRISDDHIDNSAFTGAFFALACQDLSGFNKPADFAFMQYKELE, from the coding sequence ATGACACTAGTTACTAATCCAATTCTCAAAGGGTTCAATCCTGATCCTTCCATTCTCAGGGTTGAGGATGACTATTATATCGCTACCTCGACTTTCGAATGGTTTCCCGGTGTTCAGATTCACCACAGCAGAAATTTGGTCAACTGGAAGCTGCTGACCCGTCCTTTGGACAGGGTGAGCCAGCTTGATATGAAAGGATGCCCTGATTCCACTGGAGTATGGGCTCCATGCCTTACCTATGATGCAGGCACCTTCTACCTAGTCTATACAGTTGTTCATTCAAAGGAGCACTTCAAGGACACGCACAACTTTCTCGTAACTGCTTCTTCGATTACGGGGCCTTGGAGTGAACCGATCTATCTTAACAGCTATGGTTTTGATCCTTCGCTCTTTCATGACGATGATGGGCGAAAGTATGTAGTCACCATGACCACGGATTTCAGGAAAGACAGAAATCGGTTTGCTGGAATTCTCCTGGAGGAGTTCAGTTTTGACCAGAAACGCTGTCTTGGTAACCCAAAGCTTATCTTCGAGGGTACTGAGATTGGATGGACAGAAGGTCCGCACCTCTACCACATCGGGCAATACTACTATCTTCTGGTGGCTGAAGGGGGTACCTTCTACAACCACGCTGAGTCCGTTGCCCGATCCAGAACGATTGAGGGACCCTATGATGTGATGCCCGGAAATCCCTTGGTCACCAGTAAGGATAAGCCCGATCTCCTTATCCAGAAAGCGGGCCATGGAGATTTGGTGCAACTCCAGGATGGCAGCTGGGCCTTGGTGCATCTTTGTGGCAGGCCGGTCAAACAGCATTGCATGCTTGGTCGTGAGACATCCATTCAAAATGTGTATTTCGACCAAGATGGTTGGCTCAGGATAGAGGGTGGTGGCAATGCTCCGAACCCTGTATTCAAGAGTCCCTTTGATGTGAAGCCCTTGCCTCCCTCTGATATTCTCTATCAGTTTGATAGTCCAGAGCTTCCTCTCGATTTCCAGACACTGCGAATTCCTCTTGATGAGCACACGCTTTCTCTTAAAGACAGGCCGGGATATTTGCGGTTGTACGGCAAGGAGAGCATGAGCTCTCTCTTTAAGCAGGCTTTGGTGGGAAGAAGGCAGCAGTGTTTTGTGTGTGAGGTGACCACAAAACTGGAGTTCGATCCCACGTGGTACAAGGAGATGGCTGGAATTGCCTACTACTACGGTACCAGGGAGTACTACTACCTACGATTTTCTCATGATGAATCCTTGGGTAAGGTGGTTTGTATTATGAGCTGTGACAACGGAAAGCATGAGGAACTTTTTCCACCGGTCGCTGTAGGGGATATTCATGAATTATGGATGCGGATTGAAACTGATTATGATACGGTGCGATTTTCCTATTCGCTTGATGGAAAGGCATTCGTTCAGTATGGCAATGATTGTGATGCGCTGAGGATTAGTGATGATCATATCGATAACTCTGCATTTACAGGAGCTTTTTTTGCATTGGCTTGTCAGGATCTGTCCGGATTCAACAAGCCAGCTGATTTTGCCTTTATGCAGTACAAGGAATTAGAATAA
- a CDS encoding carbohydrate ABC transporter permease — MKREPVIDKLFKACIYLFCIVVLILTGFPLLFLVFNSFKSLPEYMMNIWQPPTKLFFGNYKLVFAPTFLRYFINSLIVSVSGVSLVVLVSSLMSFVFAKFNFRVTKGIFFLVIAGMMIPIHTTLIPIYSMSIKAGVYDTLFALIGPYVSFNIPVSVFIMTQFFKEMPKELDEAAKIDGGSLFLIYRKIAMPLSGPAISTVGVYTFLTMWNEFVYALVMIDTRSKKTLSLGIRDFYGFQTINIPAVLTAILVGSLPVLIFYFLAQDRVINGLTQGALKG; from the coding sequence ATGAAAAGAGAACCAGTAATCGATAAACTATTCAAAGCCTGTATTTACCTTTTCTGTATTGTGGTCCTCATCCTTACCGGCTTCCCTTTACTCTTTCTGGTTTTCAACAGCTTCAAGAGCCTGCCTGAATACATGATGAACATCTGGCAACCTCCGACGAAGCTATTCTTTGGAAACTATAAGCTGGTATTTGCGCCTACTTTTCTAAGGTATTTCATCAACAGCCTTATTGTTAGTGTTAGTGGGGTGAGCTTGGTAGTTCTGGTCTCCTCATTGATGTCCTTCGTTTTTGCAAAGTTCAACTTCCGCGTGACCAAGGGAATCTTCTTTTTAGTCATTGCTGGCATGATGATCCCTATTCATACTACCTTGATTCCAATTTATTCGATGAGCATCAAGGCTGGGGTGTATGATACTTTGTTCGCTCTCATCGGGCCATATGTGTCGTTCAATATCCCTGTTTCTGTCTTTATTATGACACAATTCTTTAAGGAGATGCCCAAAGAGCTCGATGAGGCTGCAAAGATTGATGGTGGTTCGCTTTTTTTGATCTATCGCAAGATTGCGATGCCACTTTCTGGTCCTGCCATTTCTACTGTTGGAGTATACACCTTCCTGACCATGTGGAATGAGTTCGTTTATGCTTTGGTCATGATCGACACACGTTCCAAGAAGACACTTTCGTTGGGTATCCGCGACTTTTATGGTTTCCAGACAATTAATATTCCTGCAGTTCTTACCGCCATCTTGGTTGGGTCCCTGCCGGTACTCATATTCTACTTCCTGGCACAGGATAGAGTCATCAATGGTCTTACCCAGGGTGCTTTGAAAGGTTAA
- a CDS encoding sugar ABC transporter permease, with translation MVLTKRRATNHKEILFVVAALVPGLLFYGIYNLYGIFMTFRFSTLDWSGISQNSGFVGVANYLKLFKDPMMGVAVKNNLILMIISIVIQLPFALLLALALNSAIKGTRFFRTIFFLPMLFSTVATGIMWQLFFDPMFGILAYVMKAVGLGQYIIGFLADVRTAMPAVLFVICWQFIPFYMIILKAGLTNISTELYEASTIDGANRWQTFWKITLPLIGPTLRTAAVMSMVGSLKYFDLVYIMTGGGPSGATELMATYMYKKGFVEFGMGYASAIAGLMFIICFIFACGFLYVTRVREVH, from the coding sequence ATGGTTCTAACGAAACGTCGAGCAACCAACCATAAAGAGATCCTCTTTGTTGTGGCAGCCTTGGTGCCAGGGCTTCTGTTTTATGGCATCTATAATCTTTACGGTATATTCATGACCTTCCGTTTTTCAACTTTGGACTGGTCGGGTATTAGCCAAAACTCCGGATTTGTCGGAGTTGCGAACTATCTCAAGCTTTTCAAGGACCCTATGATGGGCGTTGCTGTTAAGAATAACTTGATTCTGATGATTATTTCGATTGTCATCCAGCTTCCCTTTGCCCTATTGCTTGCTCTTGCCTTGAATAGCGCAATCAAGGGAACGCGCTTTTTCCGTACCATCTTCTTCCTTCCTATGCTCTTTTCTACTGTCGCAACCGGTATAATGTGGCAGCTCTTCTTCGATCCGATGTTCGGTATTCTTGCCTATGTGATGAAAGCCGTAGGACTTGGACAATATATAATTGGGTTTCTTGCAGACGTAAGGACTGCGATGCCTGCAGTGCTTTTTGTCATCTGTTGGCAGTTTATTCCTTTCTATATGATTATCCTCAAAGCGGGTTTAACCAACATATCCACCGAACTTTATGAGGCTTCCACCATCGATGGTGCCAACCGTTGGCAAACATTCTGGAAGATTACCTTACCTCTGATAGGCCCGACGCTGAGAACAGCAGCGGTCATGTCCATGGTAGGATCGCTTAAGTATTTTGATTTGGTCTATATCATGACGGGAGGTGGTCCCAGCGGAGCAACCGAACTCATGGCAACGTATATGTATAAGAAAGGATTTGTGGAATTTGGTATGGGCTATGCTTCAGCTATCGCAGGCTTGATGTTTATTATCTGTTTCATCTTTGCCTGTGGATTTCTTTATGTCACCAGGGTGAGGGAGGTTCATTGA
- a CDS encoding extracellular solute-binding protein, whose translation MKKLFILTCVLLASTAMLFAAGSSEAEAKGGEEKTLTVWHIGVDASRRETMDAAIARYEAANPGVKVVDQAIENDPYKTKLKTAMGGGNPPDLFITWGGGWMEEFIKADKVLDISEQVKSVAQNYLEPGISISMSGDKVYGLPITCGPSSVYYNRELYEKYDLKVPTTLAEFEYNCDVLEANGIIPIALGNASKWPGAITFIYLSMRYGGAQVFIDAFNRENGKTFEDESFVKAGEKIQEWVRKGYYPEGMNGINYDTGGSRMLFYSSRAAHLIQTNGLLGNCRNEAPDFYENNLGLFKFPVIEGTAGSADEIVGGGNVIHVYGGTKYPKEAFNLLVVLSDQEYGQDMIDGSSMISGVKGIEIKDPLIQKQYDVLMGAKVMQNFYDQYMPPALAEVHKDTTQALFGLTMTPVEAARLVEAKAVEVLGPAK comes from the coding sequence ATGAAGAAATTGTTTATCTTGACTTGTGTCCTGTTGGCTTCAACAGCGATGCTCTTTGCTGCAGGTTCTTCAGAAGCTGAGGCAAAAGGTGGAGAGGAGAAGACACTCACTGTATGGCACATTGGTGTTGATGCTTCTCGTCGCGAGACTATGGATGCGGCTATTGCTCGCTATGAAGCGGCAAACCCAGGGGTTAAAGTAGTTGATCAGGCAATCGAGAATGATCCCTACAAAACCAAACTGAAAACTGCAATGGGTGGTGGAAATCCTCCCGATCTGTTCATCACCTGGGGTGGTGGCTGGATGGAAGAGTTCATCAAGGCAGATAAGGTGCTTGATATCTCTGAACAGGTTAAGAGTGTTGCACAAAACTATCTGGAACCCGGTATTTCCATCAGTATGAGCGGTGATAAAGTCTACGGACTTCCCATCACTTGCGGTCCTTCTTCAGTGTACTATAACCGCGAGCTATATGAAAAATACGATCTGAAGGTTCCCACAACTCTTGCTGAGTTCGAGTACAACTGTGACGTTCTGGAAGCCAATGGGATTATCCCCATTGCTCTTGGGAATGCCAGTAAGTGGCCCGGTGCCATCACTTTCATCTACCTTTCGATGCGCTATGGTGGAGCACAGGTCTTTATTGATGCCTTCAATAGGGAAAATGGAAAGACCTTCGAAGACGAGAGCTTCGTCAAGGCTGGTGAGAAGATTCAGGAATGGGTCCGTAAGGGTTATTATCCTGAAGGTATGAACGGAATTAATTACGATACCGGCGGGTCCAGAATGTTGTTCTATAGCTCAAGAGCTGCACACCTCATCCAGACTAATGGTCTACTTGGAAACTGTCGTAATGAAGCTCCTGACTTCTATGAGAACAATCTTGGTCTGTTTAAATTCCCGGTCATTGAAGGTACTGCAGGTTCTGCCGACGAGATTGTCGGTGGTGGAAATGTTATCCATGTCTATGGTGGTACCAAGTACCCGAAGGAAGCTTTTAATCTACTCGTAGTTCTTTCTGACCAGGAATATGGTCAAGACATGATTGATGGCTCCTCCATGATTTCTGGTGTAAAGGGCATCGAAATCAAGGATCCACTTATCCAAAAGCAATATGATGTGCTTATGGGTGCGAAGGTTATGCAGAACTTCTACGACCAATATATGCCTCCTGCCCTCGCAGAAGTGCATAAGGATACCACCCAGGCTTTGTTTGGACTGACTATGACTCCCGTCGAGGCTGCACGCCTTGTGGAAGCAAAAGCTGTCGAAGTTTTGGGTCCTGCAAAATAA
- a CDS encoding glucose 1-dehydrogenase encodes MKRNPFDLSGKNAVVTGSSQGLGWGMAKGLAEAGAFVILVDINPKVMEKAEELRGQGLQAEALVSNLLDRSKRAELKKAIEERLGGKLDIIVNNAGIQIRHPALEFPMEDWDKVIELNLTSVFDLAQWAGNLMVKLGKGKIINIASVNSIAAGINTVAYCSAKGAVMQMTKTMANELSSLGINVNCIAPGYMATPINTALVNDEARFAELSQRIPAKRWGQPEDMAGAAVYLASDASDYVCGIMLPVDGGYLSR; translated from the coding sequence ATGAAACGAAATCCGTTTGATCTGAGTGGAAAAAATGCGGTAGTAACCGGTTCATCCCAGGGCTTGGGGTGGGGGATGGCAAAAGGCCTTGCTGAGGCTGGTGCCTTTGTCATCCTGGTGGACATCAACCCAAAGGTTATGGAGAAAGCTGAAGAACTACGAGGGCAGGGGCTTCAAGCAGAAGCTCTTGTAAGTAATCTGCTTGACCGATCTAAGCGTGCTGAACTAAAGAAAGCAATTGAAGAGAGGTTGGGTGGAAAGCTAGATATCATCGTCAACAACGCAGGAATCCAGATTCGTCACCCTGCTCTTGAGTTTCCCATGGAAGATTGGGACAAGGTGATTGAGCTCAACCTGACCAGCGTCTTTGATTTGGCCCAATGGGCTGGAAACTTAATGGTGAAATTAGGTAAGGGCAAGATCATCAATATTGCTTCGGTGAACTCAATTGCTGCGGGAATCAACACCGTTGCGTATTGTTCAGCAAAGGGAGCAGTCATGCAGATGACCAAGACGATGGCCAACGAACTCTCCTCCTTGGGCATCAATGTGAACTGTATTGCCCCTGGATATATGGCAACCCCGATCAATACCGCCCTCGTGAATGATGAAGCACGGTTTGCTGAGCTGAGTCAGCGTATCCCAGCCAAACGCTGGGGACAACCGGAGGATATGGCTGGAGCGGCAGTGTATCTAGCAAGCGATGCCTCAGACTATGTGTGTGGTATCATGCTTCCTGTCGATGGGGGGTATCTGAGTAGATAG
- a CDS encoding transaldolase family protein, translating into MNYLEWLSSETDSIWWHDSANIHEQERAFSYGAVGMTTNPFLVNQTLQAYPEVWKDRVQSLAKNLQGDEKALALIKAVTGYYAELFTSMHEKGAFGQGYVCAQTSPLKTGDYSYMLAQAKQYASWYKNVVIKLPATKAGIKVYEECVSLGFNVAATVSFTVPQVLAVAEAAKRGKERARMAGIKEPLTIAVMMVGRLDDYLRDVAQDQESLVSESDIRQAGTACIKKAYKLFAERGYDTVLMPAGCRGAYHVTALSGAKMIMSISKGIQDELLREEGPYEMQIDKPVDQDVIDRLMTLDEFQKAYEVDGMKEEEFITFGSCNRTTDQFINDGWKPLLSYEV; encoded by the coding sequence ATGAATTATCTAGAATGGCTTTCAAGTGAGACAGACTCAATATGGTGGCATGACTCTGCCAATATCCATGAACAAGAGCGAGCATTTTCTTATGGTGCAGTAGGGATGACCACCAATCCATTCCTCGTAAATCAGACACTACAGGCGTATCCCGAGGTGTGGAAGGATCGCGTACAGTCTCTTGCCAAGAACTTGCAGGGTGATGAAAAGGCTCTCGCCTTGATCAAGGCTGTCACAGGGTACTATGCAGAGTTGTTCACATCCATGCATGAGAAAGGAGCTTTCGGGCAGGGGTATGTCTGTGCACAGACCAGTCCCCTGAAGACAGGGGACTATTCCTATATGCTTGCTCAAGCGAAGCAGTATGCATCCTGGTATAAGAATGTGGTTATCAAACTTCCTGCAACCAAGGCAGGCATCAAGGTCTATGAGGAGTGCGTCTCTCTCGGTTTCAATGTTGCTGCAACGGTTAGCTTTACCGTTCCGCAGGTACTAGCAGTAGCAGAAGCTGCTAAACGGGGAAAAGAACGTGCCAGAATGGCTGGAATCAAGGAACCGCTTACCATTGCGGTCATGATGGTTGGCCGTCTGGATGATTACCTGCGCGATGTTGCCCAGGATCAAGAGTCTCTAGTCAGTGAGTCGGATATCAGGCAAGCAGGTACGGCCTGTATCAAAAAAGCATACAAACTTTTTGCAGAGAGGGGCTATGATACCGTTCTTATGCCTGCAGGTTGCCGTGGTGCATATCATGTAACGGCACTCTCAGGGGCAAAAATGATTATGTCCATCTCCAAAGGAATTCAGGATGAATTACTTAGAGAGGAAGGTCCGTATGAAATGCAGATAGACAAGCCTGTAGACCAAGATGTCATAGACCGATTGATGACCCTCGATGAGTTCCAGAAGGCATATGAGGTGGATGGCATGAAAGAGGAAGAGTTCATCACATTTGGAAGTTGCAACAGAACAACAGATCAGTTCATCAATGATGGATGGAAGCCCTTGCTCTCCTATGAGGTGTAG
- the garR gene encoding 2-hydroxy-3-oxopropionate reductase: MKIGFIGLGIMGKPMAKNLIKAGYSLVVNDINKEAVAELVTAGAAEAASAKEVAQQSDVVVTMLPNSPHVQTVVLGEGGVIEGAREGLVVVDMSSISPIVSREVAASLAEKGVVMLDAPVSGGEPKAIDGTLAIMVGGPEDTFKVVEPILQVMGGSVTLVGEIGSGNTTKLANQIMVAANIAGMSEALVLATKADVDPEKVFRAIRGGLAGSTVLDAKAPLVLDGNFRPGFRIDLHIKDLQNALDTAATVKTPTPLTGSVIEMMRSLSSDGKGSDDHGGLVQWYEKEAGIEVRK, translated from the coding sequence ATGAAGATAGGATTCATAGGACTCGGGATCATGGGAAAGCCCATGGCGAAGAACCTCATCAAGGCCGGCTACAGCCTGGTCGTGAACGACATCAACAAGGAAGCGGTCGCTGAGCTGGTCACCGCCGGGGCCGCAGAGGCGGCGAGCGCGAAGGAAGTGGCGCAGCAGAGTGATGTGGTGGTCACGATGCTGCCCAACTCGCCCCATGTGCAGACAGTGGTACTTGGCGAGGGCGGAGTAATCGAGGGAGCCAGGGAAGGCCTGGTGGTGGTGGACATGAGCTCCATCAGCCCGATCGTCAGCCGTGAGGTTGCCGCCTCCCTGGCGGAGAAGGGAGTGGTCATGCTTGACGCGCCGGTCTCCGGCGGGGAGCCCAAGGCAATCGACGGCACCCTTGCGATCATGGTCGGCGGACCGGAGGACACCTTCAAGGTTGTCGAGCCGATCCTGCAGGTGATGGGCGGGAGTGTGACCCTCGTCGGTGAGATCGGAAGCGGGAACACGACCAAGCTGGCGAACCAGATCATGGTGGCGGCGAACATCGCGGGGATGAGCGAGGCACTGGTGCTGGCCACCAAGGCCGACGTGGACCCCGAGAAGGTGTTCAGGGCTATCCGTGGGGGACTTGCCGGCAGTACGGTCCTCGACGCGAAGGCGCCTTTGGTGCTGGACGGGAACTTCAGGCCCGGGTTCCGCATCGACCTGCACATCAAGGACCTGCAGAACGCCCTTGACACCGCAGCAACGGTGAAGACCCCGACCCCTCTCACTGGCTCGGTCATCGAGATGATGAGGTCCCTCTCCTCCGACGGGAAGGGCTCGGACGACCACGGCGGGCTTGTCCAGTGGTACGAGAAGGAAGCGGGCATTGAGGTTCGTAAGTAA